The sequence below is a genomic window from Candidatus Lokiarchaeota archaeon.
TGAGATACCAAACGAGCAGCCGGAAATACTCATGCAGAGTTTCTCAATACTCTACAATTTGCCATCACAGTTCTTGCATCGTTCTTTGCCTTGTGGATTCTTGGTGCCGCAATATGGACACACCACCAAATAGCGAATTTCTCGTTCCACAGTTTCTTTCTCCACCTTTTCCTGTTCTTTTTTGTCCTCTAAGTTTCTGCAAATACAACAAAGTAAAGCCACCAAGAGGAGTATGATGAATGAGATGGTCATGATTTGGGTTTGGACCAAGGGCGGATTGAATTGGCCCGGCCAGTATGTTTGCAGTACCATTCTCTACCACTGCGAAGGAATAGGGTCAATCGCACTTGAAGCTTTCCACAAGATTGCTTCATCAAGTAGTTCTTACCACACATCAATCTCCGAAATTCAATGCCAACCCTTCTCGGTTGCTGAGTAATCTCAGCGCCAATTGCAGTGGGATACTGATCTCCCATGAATCAGATTATGATAGTTGCAAAAAATCTTATAACACCACTATTAGTGGTAAATGAAATGTGGGGTGTACTCTGTTGAATCCTCCCAACTCACATATCTCCACAAGCTGTGCGGGGGACAAGCAGAACCAACCCCTCTTCGAAATGGAGATGAGAACATGACCAAATGTGCGAGATGTAAGAAAGAGATTGAAGGCGAAGTAAAAAGATACCATTGGCACAATATCCCTCTCTGTGATGAATGTGCAGAAGAGGTGGAATTCGGCGGAGTTCCACTTGAGAATTTGCTATGATTGTCCGGCAGAAGTCAAATAAACAATCAGTATTCCGTTAGGTCCATCAGCCGAACATCATGCTCTTGGCAATTCATAAGGTGGTTTGATGGTTCCATTCCGGACAGTAGCAGAATTCGCTGCTCTCATGCTTGTTGGCGATATAATTGGTGTAATTGTAGGAATTCTGCTAGCCGCGGCTTTGAAAATCGAAGAAGCAGGCACCACATGGAAACTACTGGTGCTTGTATCAATACTAACAGCGGCGTATGGTTTGCCATTAACATGTTTCTGGGTGCAAGCGAGTCCCTATTTCCCTGATGTGATTACCGAAGTTCCATTGCTTTGGAATCTCGGTACCCTGCTCCTGAACATCCTGATTTTCGTAAATGTATGGCTGATCTTTGACGTTTATAGCTCAGAGGACCAGGAGAAAAATGAATAGGAATTATCGTCGTTGAGGTAGGACATTTCCTCAATACCGCTTATGTTACCTGGATGCTACCAACTATTCGGAAATTCAAAATCAATCTCGAACATTCGTAATCTAATCAATCATGATATCCACACTTTCCTTCATATGAGTGAGGTCGGTTTCTTCAATAGGATTACCTCTGAGATCGATTCTTTCAAGATGGTCGCAGTCATCCAAAGGGGCAAGAGCAACGTTATGCAACCGATTGAAGCTCAAATTAATCTCTCGCAGGTCTGGGCAATTCTGAAGGGGTTCGATATCGATCTGCTCAAGTCGGTTTCTCTTGATGTACAACCCTCTTAGATTCCTGCATTCGCCCAAAGGGGTCAGGTCGATTTCTTGGATTCGGTTTTCATTCAGTGAAAGAGCCATGAAATTCTCACACGAGGCAAGAGCACTGAGGTCGATTGATTCCAGTTGATTTCTATAGAGATGTAGGTAGCGAAGATTTGTGCACTCAGCTAGCGGTTTGATATCAATCTCCGAGATATTATTGGAGCCCAATCTAAGTGTGTGCATTCGTTTGCAGGAAGAGAGAGGCCCTAAGTCGAGTTTGTGAATGCATAGCCGTTTCAAATCAACAACTGCAGCATCTGTTCTCACTTGTACCATTTTTTGACGGCCCTTGGACTGGTAGGTCAATGGAACAGAATCGCTTTCAGAGGAGTGCATGCCTTTCCATGGCTAATGCGGCTAGAAATACCTGTTTGTTGTTTGCAGCTCGAAGAAGGAACCATCATCATATAGTTACTTCGAGATCCATATTCGGTATTCCCGGTTTGGCACTCATTTTTGCCTTTGTTTCCTTTCTGAAAAAAAGATACTTCTCCATGTCTCAAGATAGCGATGAATATCGAAGAGAACTCGATATGTCTGCACCGAATCAGTTCAAAATCAATTAGCATCACACTAATATCTTGTTAAGCGAATCGAAGGATATGGAAAAGATGAATGCGGTCATATGCGAGAGATATGGCCCTCCCGAGGTTCTGAAACTAAGAGAAGTTGAGTAACCTGTCGCCGAGAATGACGAACTCTTGATAAAATTCCATGCAACCTCAGTGGTCATGGGGGATTGTGAAATGCGAGCTCAGAATGTCCCGCAATACAGCCTTGGACTAAAGCTCATCATACGACTTGGATTTGGAATCCGTGGTCCAAGGAAGAAAAAGCTAGGACAACAATGCGCCGGGGAAGTTAAATCGATTGGAGAAGAGGTTACTTCATTCAAGTCTGGTGATCAAATATTCGCAGCCACTGGTTTTGACCTGGGAACGTATGCCGGGTACACAACTCTTTCCGAGGATAGTACTGTTGTATTGAAACCAAGAAACATGAGCTACGCTGAAGCCGCCACGATTCCCATCGGTGGAACGGAGGCACTACATTTCATGGAGAAGGCGGAAATCTAGGACGGTCAGCGGATCTTGATCAATGGTGCAGGTGGAAGCATTGGAACTATTGGCATCCAGCTAGCAAAGTCAAGAGAAGCTGAGGTGACTGCTGTGGAGAGGGCTGACAAATTCGATATGCTGTACTCACTTGGTGCCTATCCTCGGGTGTACCTTCGAAGCAATTGCCGCAAACGGTTTACTGAGAATACTGGTGTAGAGGAGTTGGAGGGGCCTACCCCCAACCCTCTTCTTCTTTCAACTTCGCTTGCGAATCACCAAGACTATGATTACTATGCCAATGACAGCACCCACTACAGCCGCCACTAGACCGAGTGAAGAAAGCGGATCACCGATACCCGGAGTGGTTTCAGTTGTTGTGGATGTCGTTGTCGTGGCTGTTGTGGTGGTATCAGTCACTTCTGTGATGATGACGATGACGGTGTCTGAGACTGTATTGCCAGCTGCGTCTTCGACGACAATGGTGAGATTGTATTCACCCACTGCAAAGCCATCAAGCAGCACTGAAATGGATTCCTCAGAAGAGTTCCATTCACCTTCTCTGAACAGCTCACCATCCTTGTAGATGGAGTAGGACTCAGGAGTATCATCGCTAGCGTTCCACGCCACTGTTACGCCTGTAGCATTCTCTGCAACGGACACATCTTGCGGGCTATCGATGGTTGGATTTTCGGAGTCGACTACGGTTACAAAGACCGTGTCAGCTGCTGTGTTTCCACCAATGTCTGTCGCTACAATAGTGAGATTATGAACACCCAGACCGAATCCCTCCAATGAAATCGTTATGATTTCGCCTGTCACACTCCATTCGCCTGACTGGACGCTTGTTCCGTTGTGGAAGACTTCGTAGCCTACTGGATGACCATCTTGCAATTCCCAGCTAACGGAGACATCGGTCATACCATACTCAATTACCTCATCTGCTGGGCTCGAGGTAGTCGGGGATGTTTCATCAAGGACGGTCACAATGACCGAGTCTGCTGCTTTGTTGCCAGCCTCATCTGTTACCAGCGTTGTGAAATTGTACTCGCCAACGACCAAGCCATCCAGTGAGATTCTGATTTCACTGCTGTTCCATACACCTGAATCGAAAACCGTGCTGTTCTTGAACACGGTGTACGTGGCAGGAAAGTCATCATTGGCAGTCCAAGTTAGATGAAGGCAGAGGGTGCCCTCTGCGAATGAGCGGTCGGATGGAGAGTCGATATGTGGTGCACTCGATGCAATCACGTGTACCCAGACTGTGTCATTACTCTTAGCACCAGCACTGTTGAGCACGGTCACAGTGAAGTTGTAGAGACCTGCTGAAAGGCCGTCAGTGCTGACAGTGATATCCTCTCCGGCCCAGCTTGAATCGGCAACAGAAGTTCCGTTTCTGAGCACTGTGTACTGATCTGGATCATATGATAATGCTCCCCACGTGATGTTATTGCCTGTCATTCCTTCTTCGTAAGAGATGTTGGCAGGAGCGCTTACGAT
It includes:
- a CDS encoding leucine-rich repeat protein encodes the protein MHSSESDSVPLTYQSKGRQKMVQVRTDAAVVDLKRLCIHKLDLGPLSSCKRMHTLRLGSNNISEIDIKPLAECTNLRYLHLYRNQLESIDLSALASCENFMALSLNENRIQEIDLTPLGECRNLRGLYIKRNRLEQIDIEPLQNCPDLREINLSFNRLHNVALAPLDDCDHLERIDLRGNPIEETDLTHMKESVDIMID